A single Acidaminococcus sp. DNA region contains:
- a CDS encoding branched-chain amino acid transporter permease → MTLAEQIITIGVCVAATMLTRFLPFLVFSSKRPTPAYVQYLGKALPSAIFAMLVVYCLRNVQFLSGSHGIPELIGIIVTVAIHLWKRNMLISIFAGTVVYMLIVR, encoded by the coding sequence ATGACATTAGCTGAGCAAATCATAACAATAGGCGTCTGCGTGGCGGCTACGATGCTCACGCGCTTTCTGCCGTTTCTTGTATTTTCTTCCAAAAGACCAACACCGGCTTATGTCCAGTATCTTGGCAAAGCACTGCCTTCCGCTATTTTTGCAATGCTTGTCGTATACTGTTTGAGAAATGTGCAGTTCCTTTCCGGGAGTCACGGTATTCCGGAACTTATCGGAATCATCGTGACCGTAGCGATTCACTTATGGAAGAGGAACATGCTCATTTCCATATTTGCCGGCACGGTTGTGTACATGTTAATCGTAAGATAA
- a CDS encoding dicarboxylate/amino acid:cation symporter: protein MSNQNNDVKATAKSIMRENNPLRQGRQFLLWIGALILGAVLGWMNIPALQQVFNFIATVFTRLFQFVAVPTIALAVITTLSVLGAKQETKKIFAHALVYTLLTTICAAAIGLALYLYIAPGNLPADIIGAGASKVPQNLGKMSYYDHFLSVIPNNILQPFLTGNVLSVLFIAAAVGLAFAFMPPSENRDTLLKGIYGAQEVLFTLIRALLWVLPVGILAFAAQLSAQIEAGVIVGALGKYTLVIIGGNLIQFFIVLPLFLLARGINPLRVFRRMSPALAVALFTKSSAATLPVTLASAEQNMRINPAVSRFVLPICTTINMNGCAAFILVTSLFLMQNSGIELTFGSMIAWLFVAVFAAIGNAGVPMGCYFLTLSLMSSVGGSISIMGVILPIYTIIDMIETCENVWSDSCVCTMTATDLKKELPFTPEAAEE, encoded by the coding sequence ATGAGTAACCAAAACAATGATGTAAAAGCGACCGCAAAAAGTATTATGCGGGAAAACAATCCGCTGCGGCAGGGACGACAATTCCTGCTCTGGATCGGTGCACTCATTCTCGGTGCCGTCCTGGGATGGATGAACATTCCCGCGCTCCAACAAGTTTTTAATTTTATCGCAACGGTATTTACCCGTCTTTTCCAGTTTGTAGCCGTGCCGACGATTGCACTCGCTGTCATTACGACGCTTTCCGTACTCGGTGCCAAACAGGAAACCAAAAAGATTTTTGCCCATGCACTTGTTTATACACTTTTAACAACGATCTGCGCCGCTGCCATCGGTCTTGCGCTGTATCTTTATATCGCGCCGGGCAATCTGCCTGCTGACATCATCGGTGCCGGTGCTTCCAAAGTGCCGCAGAATCTCGGAAAGATGAGTTACTATGACCATTTTCTTTCCGTCATCCCCAATAATATCCTGCAGCCATTCCTCACGGGCAACGTACTTTCCGTGCTTTTTATCGCAGCAGCTGTAGGTCTTGCCTTTGCTTTCATGCCGCCCTCGGAAAACCGCGACACGCTGCTCAAAGGGATTTATGGCGCCCAGGAAGTTTTATTCACGCTGATTCGTGCTCTTCTCTGGGTGCTTCCGGTCGGCATCCTTGCCTTTGCCGCCCAGCTTTCCGCCCAAATTGAAGCAGGTGTCATTGTAGGTGCTCTTGGTAAGTATACACTCGTCATCATTGGCGGCAACTTGATTCAGTTCTTCATTGTGCTGCCGCTTTTCCTGCTGGCCCGCGGCATCAACCCGCTCAGGGTATTCCGCCGCATGTCTCCGGCTCTCGCCGTGGCACTCTTTACCAAGAGTTCGGCAGCTACACTTCCTGTCACGCTTGCATCGGCTGAACAGAACATGCGCATCAACCCTGCGGTTTCCCGCTTTGTACTCCCCATCTGTACGACTATCAACATGAATGGATGTGCCGCTTTTATTCTTGTTACGTCGCTTTTCCTCATGCAAAACAGCGGGATTGAGTTGACCTTCGGTTCCATGATTGCCTGGCTGTTTGTAGCCGTCTTTGCTGCCATTGGCAATGCCGGTGTTCCAATGGGCTGCTATTTCCTTACGCTGTCTCTCATGTCTTCCGTCGGGGGTTCCATCAGTATCATGGGTGTTATTCTGCCGATCTACACCATTATTGATATGATTGAAACGTGTGAAAACGTCTGGTCCGATTCCTGCGTCTGCACGATGACGGCTACCGATTTGAAGAAAGAATTACCGTTTACGCCGGAAGCGGCGGAAGAGTAA
- a CDS encoding acyloxyacyl hydrolase: MKVAFQKKIALLAGCILTACTLSASPVFAMADNVEIQMEYLQHRAFDDRHIDDVNIHVFQKAHEKGSFSFHRGFTITRGHGFTTEDGIYRKSNAWGIGPAFMVRYERPVHGKLTWDLEGSGSFLIYSKSFPAQGRPYGFMWRIGPRLNYHYTKDNSVSLGYIFSHSSNGMSTDNPGHNSVGFSLGLDHHF; this comes from the coding sequence ATGAAAGTTGCTTTTCAAAAGAAAATAGCATTGCTTGCGGGATGCATACTGACAGCCTGCACACTGAGTGCATCACCTGTATTCGCCATGGCCGATAACGTCGAAATCCAAATGGAATATCTGCAGCATCGTGCCTTTGATGACCGTCACATTGATGATGTCAATATCCATGTGTTCCAGAAAGCGCATGAAAAAGGAAGCTTCTCTTTTCATCGCGGCTTTACCATTACACGGGGCCACGGTTTTACGACAGAAGACGGCATCTACCGCAAAAGTAACGCCTGGGGCATCGGACCGGCCTTCATGGTGCGCTATGAACGTCCGGTGCATGGCAAACTGACCTGGGATCTGGAAGGCAGCGGATCTTTCCTGATTTACAGTAAATCGTTCCCGGCCCAGGGACGTCCTTACGGTTTTATGTGGCGTATCGGGCCGCGTCTCAACTATCACTATACAAAAGATAATTCAGTCAGCCTGGGTTATATCTTCAGCCACAGCTCCAATGGTATGAGTACCGATAACCCTGGACATAACTCGGTTGGGTTCTCTCTTGGCCTTGATCATCATTTCTAA
- a CDS encoding IS1182 family transposase — MPKNKPTQKDYTKIGSSYQLFLPLNFEVQIPNDDPVRLVRAMVEGMDVKALYDTYSHVENKLTSPIQLLEIVIYACMEGIRGSRKIEQSCKRDTHFMFLLDGKKAPDNATIARFCSLHLKPCIKELMIQMDKWLLARGFITLDSLFIDGTKIESVANKYKFVWKNRVLGSQNKLIEKLEQLVPEIEERFGIKVCYGNTFHIRHLKKLLKKLLVIKRAEGIEFVHGCGKRKTILQKYYEILANYLKRLKVYTKQLHICGERNSFAKTDPDATFMRMKEDAMLNGALKPGYNVQYANNSGFTLFADVSAHPTDMRTLIPFLEGFEAHFGQKFANIVADAGYESEENLVWLKKNQYTSYIKPNNYERSKRKKYKNDIGKAENMTYLPDQDMYICKGRRLLKVSKVTQVKNRSGYVSEKTYYECKDCSGCPYKEQCIHGNNCRTPMEKRNKKLVVSKNFAALRAESLKNITSEYGKELRMNRSIQAEGAFADLKDSLNVRRLETRGKGNALVTVGICAMARNVLKVHHKVQDGKEDLHLYPLKKEA; from the coding sequence ATGCCAAAAAACAAACCTACACAAAAGGATTATACAAAAATTGGCAGTTCTTATCAACTTTTTCTTCCTCTAAATTTTGAAGTACAAATCCCTAATGACGATCCTGTTCGCTTGGTGCGTGCCATGGTAGAAGGGATGGATGTAAAGGCATTGTATGACACGTATTCTCATGTCGAGAATAAATTAACGTCACCAATTCAGCTGCTGGAGATCGTCATTTATGCATGTATGGAAGGAATTCGTGGTTCGCGTAAGATAGAGCAATCCTGTAAAAGAGACACTCATTTCATGTTCCTCTTAGATGGGAAAAAAGCTCCGGATAATGCAACCATTGCAAGATTTTGTTCCCTCCATCTAAAACCATGTATCAAGGAGCTCATGATTCAGATGGATAAATGGCTGCTGGCTCGCGGTTTCATCACGCTGGATAGCCTGTTCATCGATGGGACAAAAATTGAATCTGTGGCAAACAAATACAAATTTGTTTGGAAAAACAGAGTCTTAGGCAGCCAGAACAAACTCATAGAGAAACTGGAGCAACTGGTTCCCGAAATCGAGGAACGTTTCGGAATCAAGGTCTGTTACGGAAACACTTTCCACATCCGTCATTTAAAGAAGCTCCTAAAAAAACTGCTTGTCATAAAGCGGGCTGAAGGGATCGAGTTTGTTCACGGATGTGGGAAAAGAAAGACCATTCTACAGAAGTACTATGAGATTTTAGCTAACTATCTCAAACGGCTTAAGGTGTATACGAAGCAGCTTCACATCTGTGGGGAACGGAACAGCTTTGCCAAAACAGACCCGGATGCTACCTTTATGAGGATGAAAGAAGACGCCATGCTTAATGGCGCCTTAAAGCCGGGATACAATGTCCAATATGCCAACAATTCCGGTTTTACCTTGTTTGCAGATGTGAGTGCACATCCAACAGATATGCGGACACTCATTCCTTTTCTTGAAGGATTTGAAGCCCACTTCGGTCAGAAATTTGCAAACATTGTAGCCGATGCAGGCTATGAAAGCGAAGAGAACTTGGTCTGGCTGAAGAAGAATCAGTATACTTCATATATCAAGCCTAACAATTATGAAAGAAGCAAGAGGAAAAAGTATAAGAACGACATCGGCAAAGCAGAAAACATGACATATTTGCCTGATCAAGACATGTATATCTGTAAAGGTAGGAGACTGCTGAAAGTCAGTAAAGTAACCCAGGTAAAGAACCGGTCAGGATATGTGTCAGAGAAAACATATTACGAATGTAAGGACTGCAGCGGTTGTCCCTACAAGGAACAGTGCATCCATGGGAACAATTGCAGGACACCCATGGAGAAAAGAAACAAGAAATTAGTGGTCTCGAAGAATTTTGCTGCATTGAGGGCAGAATCCCTGAAGAACATTACTTCCGAATATGGTAAGGAACTGAGGATGAACCGCAGTATACAGGCAGAAGGAGCCTTTGCGGATCTCAAGGATTCATTAAACGTCAGAAGACTAGAAACCCGAGGCAAAGGAAATGCCCTGGTAACAGTGGGAATATGTGCCATGGCACGGAATGTCCTGAAGGTCCATCACAAAGTTCAAGACGGCAAAGAGGATTTGCACTTATATCCGCTGAAAAAAGAGGCCTAA
- a CDS encoding penicillin-binding protein 1A — translation MTLKGNKSWKKPFGPNGSGKRKKLGGMILSAVLALILVGFLSIAAFFALAKFTTAKILSKDMVPMASSQFFDANGDLMTTVDSEEDRIPVSIDKVPKNLQNAFLAAEDIRFYNHGGIDFKGIGRAIYTYIRYGEVQGGSTITQQLAKNYFLTQERTLTRKIHEAFIALQIEQKYTKKEIFEMYMNQIYFGQGAYGVETAANTYFGKHVEDLDLAECAMLAGIPKSPNYYNPLSNPKAAKERQSTVLDQMEKYGFISAEQHKKAYEEKLTYKSLTTNPGSKSYFINYCIQILIDKFGPDAVYKQGLKVYTSLDPDMQKAAEKAAALTPTYYTDSNKLKQPQSAIVAVDPKTGYIKAMIGGRGTDQFNRAVMAERQPGSSFKPFVYLNAMEHGATPNSIVDDSPIPGSWNPQNFDRRFRGKVTYRTALTYSYNVSAIKVAEKYGFENVIKLAKKMGITTLVEDGPQTDANGSMALGGLTYGVTPLEMAGAYGAIANMGKYNKPTPIIKIVDRNGKTIYEHKVNPVQVAKESSVYMLISMMKDVMTRGTGRGARISRPCAGKTGTTSDYVDAWFVGFTPNLSCAVWIGDDNNESLGGMTGGGEPATLWRTFMADAVADLPAEDFKKPAGFKEPERVEDPAPAKKTTDKKKDDKKKDQKTTTDSKTNTGNSKTSKSNSSSKSGGAKVAPPPVKPPKQ, via the coding sequence ATGACTTTAAAAGGAAATAAGAGCTGGAAGAAGCCTTTTGGCCCCAACGGGTCGGGAAAACGGAAAAAGCTTGGCGGGATGATTCTTTCTGCCGTGCTTGCCCTGATTCTGGTTGGCTTTTTGTCCATAGCAGCTTTCTTTGCCCTGGCAAAATTCACAACTGCCAAGATTCTCTCCAAAGATATGGTTCCCATGGCTTCGTCTCAATTCTTTGATGCGAACGGTGACCTGATGACGACGGTGGATTCAGAGGAAGACAGAATTCCTGTTTCCATCGACAAGGTTCCGAAAAACCTGCAGAACGCATTCCTTGCAGCCGAAGATATCCGCTTCTATAATCACGGCGGTATCGACTTTAAGGGAATCGGGCGTGCCATTTACACGTATATCCGTTACGGCGAAGTGCAGGGCGGCAGTACGATTACCCAGCAGCTGGCCAAAAACTACTTCCTGACTCAGGAACGGACACTGACCCGTAAGATTCATGAAGCGTTCATTGCCCTTCAGATTGAACAGAAGTACACGAAGAAAGAAATCTTCGAAATGTACATGAACCAGATTTATTTTGGTCAGGGCGCTTATGGTGTAGAAACTGCAGCGAATACATATTTTGGCAAGCACGTCGAAGATCTGGATCTGGCTGAATGCGCTATGCTTGCCGGTATTCCGAAGAGCCCGAACTACTATAACCCGCTGTCCAATCCTAAGGCAGCGAAGGAAAGACAAAGTACGGTTCTCGACCAGATGGAAAAATATGGCTTTATTAGTGCAGAACAGCACAAAAAAGCCTATGAAGAGAAACTTACTTACAAGAGCCTGACGACAAATCCCGGCTCCAAGAGTTATTTCATCAATTATTGCATCCAGATTTTGATTGATAAATTTGGTCCTGACGCCGTTTACAAACAAGGCCTCAAGGTCTACACTTCCCTGGATCCGGATATGCAGAAAGCCGCTGAAAAGGCAGCTGCACTGACACCGACGTATTACACGGACAGCAATAAGCTGAAGCAGCCGCAGTCCGCAATTGTAGCGGTCGATCCGAAAACGGGTTATATCAAGGCCATGATTGGCGGCCGCGGCACTGACCAATTCAACCGTGCCGTTATGGCAGAACGTCAGCCTGGTTCTTCCTTTAAGCCGTTTGTTTATCTGAATGCGATGGAACATGGCGCAACGCCGAATTCCATCGTGGATGACTCCCCGATTCCGGGCAGTTGGAATCCTCAGAACTTTGACCGTCGTTTCCGCGGCAAGGTGACTTACCGTACGGCTCTCACCTATTCCTACAACGTTTCAGCCATCAAGGTCGCTGAGAAATATGGCTTTGAAAATGTCATTAAACTTGCCAAGAAGATGGGCATTACGACGCTGGTGGAAGATGGACCTCAGACGGATGCCAACGGGTCCATGGCCCTCGGCGGTCTGACCTACGGCGTAACGCCGCTCGAAATGGCCGGTGCCTATGGTGCCATTGCTAATATGGGCAAGTACAACAAGCCTACTCCAATCATTAAAATCGTTGACCGCAACGGCAAGACGATTTACGAGCATAAGGTAAATCCGGTTCAGGTCGCAAAAGAAAGCAGCGTCTACATGCTGATTTCCATGATGAAAGATGTTATGACGCGCGGCACCGGCCGCGGCGCCCGCATCAGTCGTCCATGCGCCGGCAAGACCGGTACGACGAGCGATTACGTAGATGCCTGGTTCGTAGGATTTACGCCGAACCTTTCCTGCGCTGTCTGGATTGGTGATGACAACAACGAATCCCTTGGCGGCATGACAGGCGGCGGCGAACCTGCTACCTTATGGCGCACGTTCATGGCGGATGCAGTAGCCGACCTGCCTGCTGAGGACTTCAAGAAGCCGGCCGGGTTCAAAGAACCTGAACGGGTTGAAGATCCAGCACCTGCTAAGAAGACCACCGATAAGAAGAAAGACGATAAAAAGAAAGATCAGAAGACCACAACCGACTCCAAGACTAATACAGGCAATTCAAAAACATCAAAGAGCAACAGCAGCAGTAAGAGCGGCGGAGCTAAAGTGGCTCCCCCACCCGTAAAGCCACCGAAACAATAA
- a CDS encoding methionine--tRNA ligase subunit beta: MKPLDEPAGNKNAAPAAAAPAAQTAPAVEEKIDFTGVTVEPLFKEDVDFDTFSKSDFRAVKVKDCFAVPKSKKLLQFTLDDGTGTDRTILSGIKAYYNPEDLIGKTLIAITNLPPKAMMGVESNGMLLSAVYEQNGERKLRLLIVDNHIPAGAKLH; encoded by the coding sequence ATGAAGCCGCTTGATGAACCGGCCGGCAATAAGAATGCCGCTCCGGCAGCCGCAGCTCCCGCCGCACAGACCGCTCCTGCTGTAGAAGAGAAAATCGACTTTACGGGCGTTACTGTAGAACCGCTCTTTAAAGAAGACGTGGACTTCGATACATTCAGCAAGTCTGATTTCCGCGCTGTCAAAGTCAAGGATTGCTTTGCTGTACCTAAATCCAAGAAACTTCTCCAGTTCACGCTGGATGACGGTACCGGTACGGATCGTACCATCCTGAGTGGTATCAAAGCGTACTATAATCCGGAAGACCTTATCGGCAAGACCCTCATCGCCATTACGAATCTGCCTCCGAAGGCAATGATGGGTGTGGAATCCAACGGTATGCTGCTGAGCGCTGTATATGAACAAAACGGCGAAAGAAAGCTCCGTCTCCTCATTGTGGATAACCACATTCCTGCCGGCGCAAAGTTACATTAA
- a CDS encoding cupin domain-containing protein: protein MREKSGKVFSLIQQNQPIAGCTVSETLFDGKATLFSLGSGTNISAEKLEQARFIYVLSGKLTVWIPEEERWHLDAGSCLIVEPSCLVGMIAESDVIYLEVTGKELEHMKLDAGKVMKLGDLVPYGEGKIVSRDVIDDPNIKLALMSFDAGTGLAEHAAPGEALIFALDGEGVIGYEGKEHTIHAGENFKFDKLGKHYVRADKRFKMALLLTL, encoded by the coding sequence ATGAGAGAAAAATCCGGAAAAGTATTTTCCCTGATACAACAAAATCAGCCGATTGCAGGATGTACCGTATCGGAAACGCTGTTTGACGGAAAGGCCACTCTTTTTTCCCTGGGAAGCGGCACTAACATTAGTGCAGAAAAGTTGGAACAAGCGCGATTTATTTACGTATTATCAGGGAAACTGACTGTGTGGATTCCCGAAGAAGAGCGGTGGCATCTTGATGCAGGAAGCTGCCTTATTGTCGAACCATCCTGCCTCGTCGGCATGATTGCCGAATCGGATGTCATTTATCTGGAAGTAACCGGAAAGGAGCTGGAACATATGAAACTGGATGCAGGTAAAGTCATGAAACTTGGAGATTTGGTACCTTATGGAGAAGGCAAAATCGTCAGCCGCGATGTCATTGATGATCCGAACATAAAACTGGCCCTGATGAGTTTTGACGCTGGTACCGGATTAGCAGAACACGCCGCACCGGGTGAAGCCCTGATTTTTGCACTGGATGGAGAAGGCGTCATCGGATACGAAGGAAAAGAACACACCATCCACGCCGGTGAGAACTTTAAATTTGATAAGCTCGGCAAGCATTACGTGCGCGCTGACAAACGCTTTAAAATGGCACTTCTCCTGACCCTTTAG
- a CDS encoding IS110 family transposase — protein sequence MIYVGIDVSKSKHDCCILDSEHKDDYEEFTIPNTRNGYDHLLKRIFSYNQSVKNIKAGLEATGEYSVNITRFLLNNGLATCVLNPLLTDQYRKSHSLRKTKTDRIDAHFIACILMSDLDLKPYVPQEYHNKVLKSLTRTRFGWVHERSLKKQTLTRIIDTSFSELPQYINLDSATAHALLKEYPTPEKMANANLKHMKEIIYKTSKGRLSMDLAEQIRNAARHSVGLGKSDISTEINVVETIHDIEVKNEQIQKVESRIKKLLEERKEPLLTIPGISIATGSAILGEIGDFSRFSSPDKILAYAGFAPSKNQSGRRSGIGPSAHMEKRGSRYLRHALFNAARFVCQNEPAYKEYLAKKLSEGKHFYIAISHVVKKLVRLIYALQTRGIPYKTPAQLMLQRQINTGSDSQDFALDI from the coding sequence ATGATCTACGTTGGAATTGATGTATCTAAGAGCAAACACGACTGCTGCATCCTTGATTCTGAGCATAAGGACGACTACGAGGAATTCACGATCCCCAATACCCGGAATGGTTATGACCACCTGCTAAAGCGAATTTTTTCCTACAATCAATCGGTAAAAAATATAAAAGCAGGGCTGGAGGCCACCGGAGAGTATAGTGTGAACATCACCAGATTCCTGTTGAACAATGGCCTAGCAACCTGCGTTCTCAATCCTCTGCTGACGGATCAATACAGAAAGAGTCATAGCCTTCGCAAAACTAAAACCGATCGCATTGACGCACACTTCATTGCTTGCATACTTATGTCCGATTTAGACCTCAAGCCCTACGTACCCCAAGAATACCACAATAAAGTCTTGAAGTCACTAACCAGGACTCGCTTTGGATGGGTTCATGAACGGTCTCTAAAAAAGCAAACCCTTACCCGTATAATTGATACTAGCTTTTCTGAACTTCCACAGTACATAAACCTGGATTCTGCTACCGCTCACGCTCTCCTTAAGGAGTATCCCACTCCCGAGAAAATGGCGAACGCAAATTTGAAACACATGAAAGAAATTATCTACAAAACATCCAAAGGCAGGTTAAGTATGGATCTGGCTGAGCAGATTCGTAACGCTGCAAGGCATTCCGTAGGTCTGGGCAAAAGCGATATATCTACTGAAATTAATGTAGTGGAAACAATACACGATATTGAGGTAAAAAACGAACAAATTCAAAAAGTTGAGTCCAGAATTAAAAAACTGTTAGAGGAACGTAAAGAACCGTTACTTACAATCCCTGGGATTAGTATTGCTACAGGGTCCGCAATTTTAGGAGAAATTGGGGATTTCTCCAGATTTTCCTCCCCCGACAAGATACTGGCCTATGCCGGATTTGCGCCCTCTAAGAACCAGTCAGGCCGGCGGAGTGGAATAGGACCAAGTGCCCATATGGAGAAAAGAGGATCACGATATCTACGTCATGCTCTCTTCAATGCGGCAAGATTCGTCTGCCAAAATGAACCAGCTTACAAAGAATATTTGGCAAAGAAATTAAGCGAAGGAAAACATTTCTATATAGCAATCTCTCACGTAGTTAAAAAGTTAGTACGTCTAATCTATGCACTTCAAACGAGAGGAATCCCATACAAAACACCTGCTCAATTAATGCTTCAAAGGCAGATAAATACTGGCTCCGATTCACAGGATTTTGCACTTGACATATGA
- a CDS encoding macro domain-containing protein, giving the protein MNSLSIVRKSIVDFDVDCIVNAANEHLKAGSGVCGVIFAAAGYAEMQTACDAIGHCSTGAAVITPGFHLKARYVIHTPGPVWQGGRTHEKELLYLCYQSSLDLAVEHQVHTIAFPLISAGVFGMPETIAWETALKSCHDYLEDHPEADLKITFAVLDPQIEATGNKILKAICE; this is encoded by the coding sequence GTGAATTCCCTTTCGATTGTAAGAAAAAGTATCGTAGATTTCGATGTAGACTGCATCGTCAATGCGGCCAATGAGCATTTGAAGGCAGGAAGCGGCGTCTGCGGTGTTATTTTTGCGGCGGCAGGATACGCTGAAATGCAGACCGCCTGCGATGCTATCGGACATTGCTCGACCGGTGCTGCTGTGATTACGCCGGGTTTCCACTTGAAAGCCCGTTATGTGATTCATACGCCGGGACCGGTATGGCAGGGTGGCCGCACTCATGAAAAAGAATTACTGTACCTTTGCTATCAGTCGTCGTTGGATCTTGCCGTGGAGCATCAGGTGCATACCATTGCGTTCCCACTGATTTCGGCAGGTGTGTTTGGCATGCCGGAAACAATTGCCTGGGAGACAGCCTTAAAAAGCTGCCATGATTACTTGGAAGATCATCCGGAGGCGGATTTGAAGATTACCTTTGCCGTCCTTGATCCTCAGATTGAAGCTACAGGAAACAAAATATTGAAGGCAATATGTGAATAA
- a CDS encoding AzlC family ABC transporter permease — protein sequence MDQNQESNHSSKALAALKPAFVKTLPITTGFMFIAIAYGFYMQRMGFSFWYPTLMAMTIFGGSLEFVTVQMLLSPFAPIQSFLMALMIQARHLFYGIAMLDRYKNTGWKKFFLIFYMCDETFSLIYTTPVPEGIDKNWYMLWISFLDYASWVLSAALGGIFGSLLSFETKGIDFAMTSMFVVIFLEQFLNDTQHLTAYIGFAAAIVCLMLFGPNSFIIPTMLGILAMVTLFRKQIERAGGMTK from the coding sequence ATGGATCAAAATCAAGAATCTAATCATAGTTCAAAGGCTCTCGCGGCCTTGAAACCAGCCTTTGTGAAAACACTCCCCATAACGACCGGATTTATGTTTATTGCGATTGCCTATGGTTTTTATATGCAGCGCATGGGATTTTCCTTCTGGTATCCTACGCTGATGGCCATGACGATATTCGGAGGTTCCCTGGAGTTCGTCACCGTTCAGATGCTGCTTTCGCCTTTTGCACCGATTCAATCCTTTTTGATGGCACTGATGATTCAGGCACGCCACCTGTTTTACGGCATTGCCATGCTGGACCGTTATAAAAATACAGGGTGGAAGAAATTCTTCCTCATATTCTATATGTGCGATGAGACATTTTCCCTGATTTATACGACACCTGTCCCGGAAGGCATCGATAAAAACTGGTACATGCTGTGGATTTCTTTTTTGGACTACGCTTCCTGGGTGCTCAGTGCGGCCCTCGGAGGCATTTTCGGGTCCTTGCTTTCCTTTGAAACTAAGGGCATCGATTTTGCCATGACATCCATGTTTGTCGTGATTTTCCTGGAGCAGTTTCTTAACGATACGCAGCACCTTACGGCCTATATTGGATTTGCTGCTGCTATCGTATGCCTGATGCTGTTTGGCCCCAATTCTTTCATCATTCCGACCATGCTTGGCATACTCGCCATGGTCACTCTCTTTAGAAAACAAATTGAACGGGCAGGGGGCATGACAAAATGA
- the greA gene encoding transcription elongation factor GreA, translating into MAEKETILTEEGLKKLEDELDYLRSEKRQQVAERLKVAISYGDISENSEYDDAKNEQAFVEGRILTLENMIRNAKVIKDTDANKDIVSLGNKVKIQDMETGDEDEYEVVGTTEADPMADIPRISNESPVGKAILGKKVGSVCVVRTPSGELNYKIVSISKASSATKKKAAKE; encoded by the coding sequence ATGGCTGAAAAGGAAACTATCTTAACCGAGGAAGGTCTGAAGAAGTTAGAGGATGAACTCGACTATCTTCGTTCCGAGAAAAGACAGCAGGTTGCTGAACGTTTGAAAGTCGCTATTTCTTACGGTGATATCAGCGAAAACTCTGAGTATGACGATGCAAAGAATGAGCAGGCTTTCGTAGAAGGTCGTATTCTGACGCTCGAAAATATGATCCGTAATGCCAAAGTCATTAAGGATACGGATGCCAATAAGGACATTGTTTCTTTGGGCAACAAAGTAAAAATTCAGGATATGGAAACCGGCGACGAAGATGAATATGAAGTCGTAGGTACGACGGAAGCTGATCCGATGGCTGATATTCCTCGTATTTCCAATGAATCTCCTGTGGGAAAGGCAATTCTGGGGAAGAAAGTTGGCTCTGTCTGCGTAGTCAGAACTCCGTCTGGCGAACTGAATTACAAGATTGTAAGTATCAGTAAGGCATCTAGTGCCACCAAAAAGAAAGCAGCCAAGGAGTGA